The following are encoded in a window of Clarias gariepinus isolate MV-2021 ecotype Netherlands chromosome 8, CGAR_prim_01v2, whole genome shotgun sequence genomic DNA:
- the rsrp1 gene encoding arginine/serine-rich protein 1 codes for MKTEDQVQAPESHLSEGMRLILSQKSSPTPRSSRASSRSSTSSSSSSSRDSSYSSSDRSRSRSVSRRPRRRHRHGSRYSSSSSSSSSSRYRSRSRPRCCRASYYSRCRHRQRSRSYSPYSRRSPRYGRRRYSRSVSRSSSRERYYKRSRRSRSRSSSYRRARGAYAGRFRCRFSPSPPGSRYYRRRSRSPESSVRLSVKDKLELLNIARENAAKILGVEVVNLPASVRYIEEQAKKALKSDTEKRVRADQVPVKRPRQDEGESDEDTAMSKTSPPRKPISFSVSNAVAKPSSSPTHHVTESKVTSRADSVGNRMPYGQWIPVKVSPKKQ; via the exons ATGAAGACTGAAGATCAGGTTCAAGCCCCTGAGAGTCATCTCAGCGAGGGAATGCGGCTCATTCTCAGCCAGAAATCATCGCCGACACCCAGATCTTCACGGGCGAGCAGCCGCAGTAGTActagtagcagcagtagctctaGCCGTGACAGTTCCTACTCGAGCAGCGATAGAAGCAGATCCCGCTCTGTGTCACGCAGGCCACGGCGACGACACCGCCACGGATCACGATACTCATCTTCGTCTTCAAGCAGCAGCAGCTCACGCTATCGTTCCCGATCTCGCCCTCGCTGCTGCCGAGCTTCGTATTATTCCCGTTGCCGTCATCGTCAGCGGTCTCGGTCTTACAGCCCCTATTCGAGGCGCTCGCCACGTTACGGCAGGCGCCGATATTCGCGCTCTGTCAGCCGTTCTTCCTCCCGGGAACGTTATTACAAGAGGTCGAGGAGATCCCGCTCTCGCTCCTCAAGCTACAGGAGAGCAAGAGGTGCTTACGCTGGAAGGTTCAGGTGCCGATTCTCCCCCTCACCACCCGGGAGCAGGTACTACCGGCGCAGGTCGAGATCTCCAGAGAGCTCGGTTCGACTTAGCGTTAAAG ATAAGTTGGAGCTTCTAAACATTGCCAGAGAGAACGCTGCAAAGATTCTGGGCGTGGAAGTGGTGAATCTGCCTGCCAGTGTAAGGTATATTGAGGAGCAGGCAAAGAAGGCGTTGAAGTCAGACACTGAGAAAAGGGTGAGAGCGGACCAGGTGCCCGTGAAGAGACCACGACAG gATGAAGGCGAATCAGATGAAGACACGGCGATGTCCAAAACATCTCCACCAAGAAAACCAATCAGTTTCAGTGTCAGT AATGCTGTTGCCAAGCCATCAAGCAGCCCAACACATCACGTTACAGAGAGTAAGGTAACATCTCGAGCAGACAGTGTGGGGAACAGGATGCCATATGGACAGTGGATCCCTGTCAAAGTTTCCCCTAAAAAACAATGA